Proteins encoded by one window of Streptomyces sp. ALI-76-A:
- the thiC gene encoding phosphomethylpyrimidine synthase ThiC, whose product MTNKDARTPASTQPARASTATPTETAPNGEAGKSIGWHKAYVEGSRPDLRVPVRQVHLTNGQSVTLYDTSGPYTDPLVETDVRRGLAPLRENWIIARGDTEEYAGRPVRPEDDGIKHTSPRGGLRNLDAVFPGRPRMPRRSRDGKAVTQLAYARRGEVTPEMEYVAVRENVSPEVVREEIAAGRAVLPANVNHPEIEPMIIGKRFLVKVNANIGNSAVTSSIEEEVEKMTWATRWGADTVMDLSTGRNIHTTREWVLRNSPVPIGTVPLYQALEKVDGRAEELTWEIYKDTVVEQAEQGVDYMTVHAGVRLPFVPLTANRKTGIVSRGGSIMAAWCLAHHKESFLYENFEELCEILAAYDVTYSLGDGLRPGSIADANDEAQFAELRTLGELNRIAKRFHVQTMIEGPGHVPMHKIKENIDLQQEICDEAPFYTLGPLTTDVAPAYDHITSGIGAAMIAWWGTAMLCYVTPKEHLGLPNRDDVKTGVITYKIAAHAADLAKGHPGAQEWDDALSDARFEFRWEDQFNLALDPDTAREFHDETLPAEPAKTAHFCSMCGPKFCSMKISHSITERFGGDMAEGASAEEIVEGMLRKSEEFAASGNRVYLPIAD is encoded by the coding sequence ATGACCAACAAGGACGCACGCACGCCTGCCTCCACCCAGCCCGCGCGGGCTTCGACGGCGACGCCGACGGAGACCGCGCCGAACGGGGAGGCCGGGAAGTCCATCGGCTGGCACAAGGCGTACGTCGAGGGCTCACGCCCTGATCTGCGGGTGCCGGTCCGGCAGGTGCACCTCACCAACGGGCAGTCGGTCACGCTGTACGACACGTCCGGTCCGTACACCGATCCCCTGGTCGAAACCGACGTCCGCAGGGGCCTGGCGCCACTGCGGGAGAACTGGATCATCGCCCGAGGCGACACCGAGGAGTACGCGGGCAGGCCCGTCCGTCCCGAGGACGACGGGATCAAGCACACCTCGCCACGAGGCGGTCTGCGCAACCTCGACGCGGTGTTCCCGGGACGGCCCCGGATGCCGCGCCGCAGCCGTGACGGCAAGGCGGTCACCCAGCTCGCGTACGCCCGCCGGGGCGAGGTCACACCCGAGATGGAGTACGTGGCCGTCCGGGAGAACGTTTCTCCGGAGGTGGTCCGGGAGGAGATCGCGGCGGGGCGGGCTGTCCTGCCGGCCAACGTGAACCACCCGGAGATCGAGCCGATGATCATCGGCAAGCGGTTCCTGGTGAAGGTCAACGCCAACATCGGCAACTCCGCGGTGACGTCCTCCATCGAGGAGGAGGTCGAGAAGATGACCTGGGCGACCCGCTGGGGCGCCGACACGGTCATGGACCTGTCCACCGGCCGCAACATCCACACCACCCGAGAGTGGGTCCTGCGCAACTCCCCCGTCCCCATCGGCACGGTGCCGCTCTATCAGGCCCTGGAGAAGGTCGACGGCCGCGCCGAGGAGCTGACTTGGGAGATCTACAAGGACACGGTCGTCGAACAGGCCGAGCAGGGCGTGGACTACATGACCGTCCACGCGGGCGTGCGCCTGCCGTTCGTTCCGCTGACGGCGAACCGCAAGACCGGCATCGTCTCGCGCGGAGGCTCGATCATGGCCGCCTGGTGCCTCGCGCACCACAAGGAGAGCTTCCTGTACGAGAACTTCGAGGAGCTGTGCGAGATCCTCGCGGCCTACGACGTCACGTACTCGCTCGGCGACGGCCTTAGGCCGGGCTCCATCGCGGACGCCAACGACGAGGCGCAGTTCGCGGAGTTGCGCACGCTCGGGGAACTCAACCGGATCGCGAAGCGTTTTCACGTACAGACCATGATCGAAGGCCCGGGGCATGTCCCGATGCACAAGATCAAGGAGAACATCGACCTTCAGCAGGAGATCTGCGATGAAGCTCCGTTCTATACGCTCGGCCCGCTGACGACGGACGTCGCGCCGGCGTACGACCACATCACCTCCGGCATCGGTGCCGCGATGATCGCCTGGTGGGGCACGGCCATGCTCTGCTACGTCACGCCCAAGGAGCACTTGGGCCTGCCCAACCGTGACGACGTCAAGACCGGCGTCATCACCTACAAGATCGCCGCCCACGCAGCCGACCTCGCCAAGGGGCACCCAGGTGCGCAGGAGTGGGACGACGCGCTGTCCGACGCCCGCTTCGAGTTCCGGTGGGAGGACCAGTTCAACCTGGCCCTCGACCCGGACACGGCACGGGAGTTCCACGACGAGACACTGCCCGCCGAACCCGCCAAGACGGCTCACTTCTGCTCGATGTGCGGGCCGAAGTTCTGCTCGATGAAGATCAGCCACAGCATCACCGAGCGGTTCGGAGGTGACATGGCCGAGGGGGCGTCGGCGGAGGAGATCGTCGAGGGCATGCTCCGCAAGTCGGAGGAGTTCGCAGCGAGCGGGAACCGGGTGTACCTGCCGATCGCGGACTGA
- a CDS encoding YibE/F family protein, translating into MLVGLAVLWPGGAPAHERTGVGFDRQTQQATVTKVESLSCESVNASGGTPTGDTSTAEGSSAQQQANGTCKRATIRIDTGKDKGRTFTEIVQPDQSRQLEQGQEVVVAYEPSAPRDLQYSVTDVNRRLPMSLLAGIFALAVVVVGRLRGVMALVALAISFLILNFFVLPAILQGSNPLVVAVVGSSAIMLIALYLCHGLSARTSVAVLGTLISLLLIGVLGSLFIDWAALTGNTDDNTGLIHGLYPTIDMSGLLLAGVIIGSLGVLDDVTVTQTSAVWELHEANPSMGWRGLYRAGIRIGRDHIASVVNTLVLAYAGAALPLLLLFSIAQSSVGTVANSELVAAEIVRTLVGSIGLVASVPVTTALAALVVSADRPGAETATAGAGTALGTGTSTGAGTGLGPAAAGARPAPARGGKGRRRRR; encoded by the coding sequence GTGCTGGTCGGGCTCGCGGTGTTGTGGCCCGGGGGCGCGCCGGCGCACGAGCGCACCGGCGTCGGCTTCGACCGGCAGACCCAGCAGGCGACGGTCACCAAGGTCGAGAGCCTGAGCTGCGAGTCGGTGAACGCCTCCGGGGGCACCCCGACCGGCGACACCTCCACCGCCGAGGGCTCGTCCGCCCAGCAGCAGGCGAACGGCACCTGCAAGAGGGCGACGATCCGGATCGACACCGGCAAGGACAAGGGCCGTACCTTCACGGAGATCGTGCAGCCCGACCAGTCACGGCAACTGGAGCAGGGCCAGGAGGTCGTGGTCGCCTACGAGCCCTCCGCGCCGCGGGACCTGCAGTACTCGGTCACCGACGTGAACCGCAGGCTGCCGATGTCCCTGCTCGCCGGCATCTTCGCCCTCGCCGTCGTGGTGGTGGGCAGGCTGCGCGGTGTCATGGCGCTGGTCGCGCTGGCCATCAGCTTCCTGATCCTGAACTTCTTCGTCCTGCCCGCGATCCTGCAGGGCTCGAATCCGCTGGTCGTGGCGGTGGTCGGGTCGAGCGCCATCATGCTCATCGCCCTGTACCTGTGCCACGGCCTGTCGGCCAGAACCTCCGTGGCGGTGCTCGGCACGCTGATCTCCCTGCTGCTGATCGGGGTCCTCGGCTCACTGTTCATCGACTGGGCCGCGCTGACCGGCAACACGGACGACAACACCGGTCTGATCCACGGCCTGTACCCGACGATCGACATGAGCGGCCTGCTGCTCGCCGGCGTCATCATCGGTTCACTCGGTGTCCTGGACGACGTGACGGTCACGCAGACGTCGGCGGTCTGGGAGTTGCACGAGGCCAACCCGTCCATGGGCTGGCGTGGGCTCTACCGGGCGGGCATCCGCATCGGCCGCGACCACATCGCGTCGGTCGTCAACACGCTCGTCCTCGCCTACGCGGGCGCCGCGCTGCCGTTGCTGCTGCTCTTCTCGATCGCCCAGAGCAGTGTGGGGACGGTCGCCAACAGCGAGCTCGTCGCGGCCGAGATCGTCCGCACGCTGGTGGGTTCGATCGGCCTGGTCGCCTCTGTACCGGTCACCACGGCCCTGGCGGCCCTGGTCGTGTCGGCCGACCGTCCGGGAGCGGAGACCGCGACCGCCGGGGCCGGGACGGCACTCGGGACGGGGACGAGCACCGGGGCAGGGACGGGACTGGGACCGGCAGCCGCGGGTGCCCGCCCGGCTCCTGCACGCGGCGGAAAGGGACGTCGGCGCAGGCGTTGA
- a CDS encoding SsgA family sporulation/cell division regulator — translation MRESVQAEVMMSFLVSEELSFRIPVELRYETCDPYAIRLTFHLPGDAPVTWAFGRELLIDGVGRPCGEGDVRVTPADADTLGDVLIRLQVGGDQALFRSSTAPLVAFLDRTDKLVPLGQEGALADFDAHLDEALDRILAEEQSAG, via the coding sequence ATGCGCGAGTCCGTACAGGCAGAGGTCATGATGAGCTTTCTCGTCTCCGAGGAGCTCTCCTTCCGCATCCCGGTGGAGCTGCGCTACGAGACCTGCGATCCCTATGCCATCCGGCTGACCTTCCATTTGCCCGGCGACGCCCCGGTGACCTGGGCCTTCGGACGCGAGCTGCTGATCGACGGGGTGGGCCGGCCGTGCGGGGAGGGAGACGTACGGGTCACGCCCGCCGACGCCGACACGCTGGGTGACGTACTGATCCGGCTTCAGGTCGGCGGCGACCAGGCGCTGTTCCGCTCGTCCACGGCCCCGCTGGTCGCCTTCCTCGACCGCACCGACAAGCTGGTGCCGTTGGGCCAGGAGGGTGCTCTGGCCGACTTCGACGCCCATCTCGACGAGGCGCTGGACCGCATCCTCGCGGAGGAGCAGAGCGCGGGCTGA
- a CDS encoding helix-turn-helix domain-containing protein, with protein sequence MQRHVPRSSAPPHSTTLIGSVQRAMRLLEAVAEHAYGAPAKQLARETGVALPTAYHLLRTLVHEGYLRRDKGLFFLGEAAERLGSSGARQKRRSTVVDTLADWRDALGVPVYYAMYRDGEIEVVCVSDTPGNPAVEEWADFRETGHAHAIGQCLLAQLDEDARRDHLDRHPVQSITPYTVRDGRSMLRRLERMRRMEPVTERQEYALGTVCAAIPITVGTTAATMAISLPAHQADRLPAATRQLQNEVGRLLGSLAISISI encoded by the coding sequence GTGCAGCGGCACGTACCGCGGTCCTCCGCACCACCGCACTCCACCACCCTCATCGGCTCGGTGCAGCGCGCGATGCGCCTGCTGGAGGCCGTCGCCGAGCACGCGTACGGCGCCCCCGCCAAGCAACTGGCCCGTGAGACGGGTGTGGCGCTTCCGACGGCCTACCACCTGCTGCGCACCCTCGTGCACGAGGGCTATCTGCGCCGGGACAAGGGGCTGTTCTTCCTCGGTGAGGCGGCCGAGCGGCTGGGCAGCAGCGGAGCGCGGCAGAAACGTCGCAGCACGGTCGTCGACACACTCGCCGACTGGCGTGACGCCCTCGGAGTCCCCGTCTACTACGCCATGTACCGCGACGGCGAGATCGAGGTCGTCTGCGTCTCCGACACCCCGGGCAATCCGGCGGTCGAGGAGTGGGCCGACTTCCGCGAGACCGGCCACGCGCACGCCATCGGCCAGTGCCTGCTGGCCCAACTGGACGAGGACGCCCGCCGCGACCACCTCGACCGCCACCCCGTGCAGTCCATCACCCCGTACACGGTGCGTGACGGCCGCAGCATGCTCCGGCGGCTCGAACGCATGCGGCGGATGGAGCCGGTGACGGAGCGACAGGAGTACGCGCTGGGCACGGTGTGCGCGGCGATCCCGATCACGGTGGGGACGACGGCCGCGACCATGGCCATCTCCCTTCCCGCGCATCAGGCGGATCGTCTGCCTGCGGCGACACGCCAGTTGCAGAACGAAGTGGGGCGGCTGCTGGGGTCACTCGCTATCTCTATCAGCATTTGA
- a CDS encoding DUF5326 family protein → MREFFSGLPWWVKWVAVPVIALVVFGGLIASVVGFVIGLLFKLLVFVALVGGLVYVVRKFTASSSSRGDW, encoded by the coding sequence ATGCGTGAGTTCTTCTCGGGACTGCCGTGGTGGGTGAAGTGGGTCGCGGTGCCGGTCATCGCCCTGGTCGTGTTCGGCGGACTGATCGCCAGTGTCGTCGGCTTCGTGATCGGACTGCTGTTCAAGCTGCTGGTCTTCGTGGCACTGGTGGGCGGACTCGTCTACGTCGTACGGAAGTTCACGGCGAGCTCCTCGTCGCGCGGCGACTGGTGA
- a CDS encoding cupin domain-containing protein, with product MKAFRLDELEAERAANDGAYLQFLRERNMSVGLYALDAGEHDPQQPHNQDEVYFVVSGRAAITVGMETTQVARGSVVYVPAGVAHKFHHISEDLRVMVVFSPPER from the coding sequence ATGAAGGCATTCCGGTTGGACGAACTGGAGGCGGAGCGTGCCGCCAATGACGGCGCCTACCTGCAGTTCCTGCGGGAGCGGAACATGTCGGTCGGCCTGTACGCGCTCGACGCGGGTGAGCACGACCCGCAGCAGCCGCACAACCAGGACGAGGTGTACTTCGTGGTGAGCGGGCGTGCCGCGATCACCGTCGGCATGGAGACCACCCAGGTGGCGCGCGGCAGCGTGGTCTACGTACCCGCCGGTGTCGCGCACAAGTTCCACCACATCAGCGAGGACCTCAGGGTGATGGTGGTGTTCTCTCCGCCCGAGAGGTGA
- a CDS encoding phage holin family protein, whose amino-acid sequence MMNFVVKTIANAGALAVAVWLLDKITLTGDGTGKKIWTLILVALVFGLVNFLVKPIVQLLTFPLFILTLGLITLVINALMLLLTSWLADKLDLSFHVEGFWTAVLGGLIISIVSWALHVVLPDED is encoded by the coding sequence ATGATGAATTTCGTAGTCAAGACGATCGCCAACGCGGGCGCCCTGGCGGTCGCCGTCTGGCTGCTGGACAAGATCACTCTGACCGGTGACGGCACCGGCAAGAAGATCTGGACGCTGATCCTCGTCGCCCTGGTCTTCGGTCTGGTGAACTTTCTGGTCAAGCCCATCGTGCAGTTGCTCACCTTCCCTCTGTTCATCCTGACGCTCGGCCTGATCACGCTGGTGATCAACGCCCTCATGCTGCTGCTCACCTCGTGGCTGGCCGACAAGCTCGACCTGAGCTTCCACGTGGAGGGCTTCTGGACCGCCGTCCTCGGCGGCCTGATCATCTCGATCGTGTCCTGGGCGCTCCACGTCGTCCTGCCCGACGAGGACTGA
- a CDS encoding low molecular weight protein-tyrosine-phosphatase has translation MACRVCFVCTGNICRSPMAESVFRAHVQEAGFGGLVEVDSAGTDGWHEGDGADPRTVTVLRNHGYDSAHTARRFQASWFSRLDLVIALDASHLKALRHLAPTAQDADKVRLLRSYARPSPSTRAVPADAAGGDLDVPDPYYGGIDGFEECLEMVEAASEGLLAAVRESVKGQVA, from the coding sequence ATGGCCTGCCGCGTCTGCTTCGTCTGCACCGGAAACATCTGCCGTTCCCCGATGGCCGAGTCGGTCTTCCGCGCCCACGTTCAGGAGGCCGGGTTCGGCGGTCTGGTGGAGGTCGACAGTGCCGGCACGGACGGCTGGCACGAGGGGGACGGTGCCGATCCGCGCACCGTCACCGTCCTGCGGAACCACGGCTACGACAGCGCGCACACCGCGCGGCGGTTCCAGGCCTCATGGTTCTCCCGCCTCGACCTCGTCATCGCCCTCGACGCCAGCCACCTCAAGGCCCTGCGCCACCTCGCGCCGACCGCTCAGGACGCGGACAAGGTGCGGCTGTTGCGTTCCTACGCCCGCCCGTCGCCCTCGACACGTGCCGTGCCCGCCGATGCCGCAGGCGGTGACCTGGACGTCCCGGACCCGTACTACGGGGGCATCGACGGGTTCGAGGAGTGCCTTGAGATGGTGGAGGCGGCGAGCGAGGGACTGCTCGCAGCGGTACGCGAAAGCGTGAAGGGACAGGTGGCATGA
- a CDS encoding cystathionine gamma-lyase, whose translation MSGTSGRGLPDNGDGTQGQERPGTGDGTRGQGLPGGGDGTYGQRLPAHGGDGTRTVRAGLPEPVKHEPTLPGPVFAAHFHLPGEVTGPYAYGRDDNPTWTLLEQAIGELEAPGQAGVETLVFASGMAAISSVLFSQLRAGDTVVLPDDGYQALPLVRAQLEAFGIVVRTAPTGGDAQLGVLDGAKLLWIESPSNPGLDVCDIRRLVEAAHARGALVAVDNTLATPLGQRPLELGADFSVASGTKQLTGHGDILLGYVTGRDAGAMAAVRRWRKIVGAIAGPMEAWLAHRSIATLQLRVDRQDASALVLAEALRQRPEVTGLRYPGLPDDPSHKVASRQMRRYGCVVSFTLPTRARADRFLDALRLVDDATSFGGVRSTAERRGRWGGDAVPEGFIRFSVGAEDPEDLVADVLRALDASAG comes from the coding sequence ATGAGCGGGACGAGCGGGCGGGGCCTGCCCGATAATGGCGACGGCACGCAGGGGCAAGAACGGCCGGGTACCGGTGACGGCACGCGTGGGCAGGGGCTGCCCGGTGGCGGCGACGGCACTTACGGGCAGCGGCTGCCCGCCCACGGCGGTGACGGCACGCGCACCGTGCGGGCCGGGCTGCCCGAGCCGGTCAAACACGAGCCGACGCTGCCCGGCCCGGTGTTCGCCGCGCACTTCCATCTGCCGGGCGAGGTGACAGGTCCGTACGCCTACGGCCGCGACGACAACCCCACCTGGACCCTGCTGGAGCAGGCCATCGGCGAACTGGAGGCACCCGGGCAGGCCGGCGTCGAGACACTCGTCTTCGCCTCCGGCATGGCCGCCATCTCGTCGGTGCTCTTCTCACAGCTGCGTGCCGGGGACACCGTCGTCCTGCCCGACGACGGCTACCAGGCGCTGCCCCTGGTGCGCGCGCAGCTGGAGGCGTTCGGGATCGTGGTGCGCACCGCGCCGACCGGCGGCGACGCCCAGCTGGGCGTCCTCGACGGCGCGAAGCTGCTGTGGATCGAGAGCCCCTCGAACCCCGGGCTGGACGTGTGCGACATCCGGCGGCTCGTCGAGGCGGCACACGCGCGTGGTGCCCTGGTGGCGGTCGACAACACCCTCGCGACGCCGCTCGGGCAGCGTCCGCTGGAACTCGGCGCCGACTTCTCCGTGGCCAGCGGCACCAAGCAGCTGACCGGACACGGCGACATCCTCCTCGGATACGTCACCGGCCGCGACGCCGGGGCCATGGCCGCCGTACGCCGATGGCGCAAGATCGTGGGGGCGATCGCGGGCCCCATGGAGGCCTGGCTCGCCCACCGGTCGATCGCCACGCTCCAGCTCCGGGTCGACCGGCAGGACGCGAGCGCCCTGGTGCTCGCCGAGGCCCTGCGCCAGCGGCCCGAGGTCACCGGACTGCGCTATCCGGGGCTGCCCGACGACCCGTCGCACAAGGTCGCCTCGCGGCAGATGCGGCGCTACGGGTGCGTGGTCTCCTTCACGCTGCCCACGCGCGCGCGTGCCGACCGTTTTCTCGACGCGCTGCGGCTGGTGGACGACGCGACCAGCTTCGGCGGGGTGCGGTCCACTGCGGAGCGACGCGGCCGGTGGGGCGGGGACGCCGTGCCGGAGGGCTTCATCCGCTTCTCGGTCGGCGCCGAGGATCCCGAGGATCTGGTGGCGGACGTGCTGCGGGCCCTGGACGCGTCGGCCGGCTGA
- a CDS encoding LysR family transcriptional regulator, giving the protein MDLALLRTFVTVHRAGSFTRAAVLLGLSQPAVTSQIRTLERQLGRPLFLRQARGVTPTTIGDELAHKAAPHLDALVEIAEIGLDDDSALRTLHLVGPPEFTAERALPALTALTGEDGQGFALRASFGNAEEALDGLAAGHHDLAISTARPRGHLLTATALCDEEHVLIAAPRWTELLGSGKPRRKGARALESVLAIKGAHALDSVPVVEVHESLPFVSRYWASVFDARPAAPGTVIVPDLRAVLACAVAGAGLAVLPRYLCATALRRGDVVALHDPAVPPLRTYFLAVRTGTLAMPHIARAHEWLLAAADGWC; this is encoded by the coding sequence GTGGATCTGGCCTTGTTGCGCACCTTTGTCACGGTGCACCGGGCCGGTTCCTTCACCCGCGCCGCCGTGCTCCTCGGCCTGTCCCAGCCGGCCGTCACCTCGCAGATCCGCACCCTGGAACGCCAGCTTGGCCGACCGCTGTTCCTACGGCAGGCCCGCGGGGTGACTCCCACGACCATCGGCGACGAGCTGGCCCACAAGGCGGCGCCGCATCTCGACGCCCTGGTGGAGATCGCCGAGATCGGACTCGACGACGACTCCGCCCTGCGCACCCTGCACCTCGTCGGGCCTCCCGAGTTCACCGCCGAGCGCGCCTTGCCCGCGCTCACCGCCCTGACCGGCGAGGACGGCCAGGGTTTCGCGCTGCGCGCCTCCTTCGGGAACGCCGAGGAAGCCCTGGACGGACTGGCCGCCGGACATCATGATCTAGCCATCAGTACGGCCCGTCCGCGCGGTCACCTGCTCACCGCGACCGCACTGTGCGACGAGGAGCACGTCCTGATCGCCGCTCCGCGCTGGACCGAGCTGCTGGGGTCCGGGAAGCCCCGCCGCAAGGGAGCACGCGCTCTGGAGAGCGTCCTCGCGATCAAGGGGGCGCACGCGCTGGACAGCGTGCCCGTCGTCGAGGTGCACGAGTCCCTGCCCTTCGTCTCCCGCTACTGGGCCTCCGTCTTCGACGCGCGTCCGGCCGCACCGGGTACCGTCATCGTCCCGGACCTCCGGGCGGTCCTCGCGTGCGCGGTGGCGGGCGCCGGGCTCGCGGTGCTGCCCCGGTATCTGTGCGCGACCGCACTGCGGCGCGGGGACGTCGTCGCACTGCATGATCCGGCGGTGCCACCCCTGCGGACGTACTTCCTCGCCGTCCGCACCGGAACGCTCGCCATGCCGCACATCGCACGGGCTCACGAGTGGCTGCTGGCGGCGGCCGACGGCTGGTGTTGA
- a CDS encoding NUDIX hydrolase — MTDRPVVKRTARAVLLDGDDLILIKRTKPGMDPYWVTPGGGVEPEDPTVVHALHREVHEELGAKITDVVPCFVDTVEHIGDDGGATGVKVQHFFVCHLESMDPALRHGPEMDQPIGDYEIVRVPFTRVGIASVHLVPLSLRHYLDGNIEGVRAMHAPDLG; from the coding sequence ATGACCGACCGACCCGTGGTCAAGCGCACCGCACGTGCCGTTCTGCTTGACGGTGACGACCTGATCTTGATCAAACGCACCAAGCCCGGCATGGATCCCTACTGGGTCACACCCGGTGGCGGGGTCGAGCCGGAGGACCCCACCGTCGTCCACGCCCTGCACCGGGAGGTGCACGAGGAACTCGGCGCCAAGATCACTGACGTGGTGCCGTGCTTCGTCGACACCGTCGAACACATCGGGGACGACGGCGGCGCGACCGGCGTGAAGGTGCAGCACTTCTTCGTCTGTCACCTGGAGTCGATGGACCCCGCTCTGCGCCACGGCCCCGAGATGGACCAACCGATCGGCGACTACGAGATCGTGCGGGTGCCCTTCACCCGGGTGGGCATCGCCTCCGTCCATCTCGTACCGCTGTCCCTGCGGCACTATCTGGACGGCAACATCGAGGGCGTACGGGCCATGCACGCGCCTGATCTGGGCTGA
- a CDS encoding globin domain-containing protein — protein MDAPTTTPADNGTSGGGGRWFTPHKQPTPTGGEQQAASEGSRLAALRPVGRTATGTGSTLRTEESTPPVTTDDAPLPTSTAGHADPPASTTGEVPRPGPAPDDMARRATDGTPQPSDDILRPTAADEPAPVPAGPAPTDVPHASPMASSASAPASPPAPSATSAAAAPRAAPFTIGPTEVPPGGRRIPDQRSAPPPRDASPDAVLIRRTMADVGPVADKVTSYFYALLFVRHPHLRSLFPAAMDTQRDRLLRALLTAAEHIDNTAVLVDYLRNLGRGHRKYGTRAEHYPAVGECLIGALSKYDPEWNAETEAAWVRAYTTISQVMIDAAAADELRAPAWWYAEVVTHDLRTPDVAVVTVRPDQPYPFLAGQYTSLETPWWPRIWRHYSFASAPRSDGLLSFHVKAVPAGWVSNALVHRARPGDIIRLGPPTGSMTVDHTSDRGLLCLGGGTGIAPIKALVEDVAEHGERRPMEVFYGARTDHDLYDIDTMLRLQQSHPWLSVRAVVDQQARLQLPDAIREYGPWNEFDAYLSGPPGMIRSGVHALRDSGIPSERIRHDSVEELVTAAQ, from the coding sequence CCGACCACCACGCCGGCCGACAACGGCACGTCCGGCGGCGGGGGCCGCTGGTTCACGCCGCACAAGCAGCCGACGCCGACCGGTGGCGAACAGCAGGCAGCGAGCGAGGGAAGCCGTCTGGCCGCACTGCGCCCGGTGGGCAGGACAGCGACGGGCACCGGCTCGACCCTTCGTACGGAGGAGTCCACACCGCCCGTCACGACCGACGACGCCCCGCTGCCCACCTCGACGGCCGGCCACGCAGATCCGCCCGCTTCGACGACCGGAGAAGTGCCGCGGCCGGGCCCGGCGCCGGACGACATGGCGCGCCGCGCTACGGACGGCACGCCGCAGCCCTCGGACGACATACTCCGGCCCACGGCAGCCGACGAACCGGCCCCGGTACCGGCTGGCCCGGCGCCGACCGACGTGCCGCACGCGTCCCCGATGGCATCCTCCGCCTCCGCTCCCGCCTCCCCGCCCGCTCCGAGCGCAACGTCGGCGGCAGCGGCGCCCCGTGCAGCGCCGTTCACGATCGGGCCCACCGAAGTCCCGCCGGGCGGCCGGCGGATCCCCGACCAGCGGTCCGCTCCGCCACCCCGGGACGCCTCGCCGGACGCCGTGCTCATCCGCCGGACCATGGCCGACGTCGGCCCCGTCGCCGACAAGGTCACCTCGTACTTCTACGCCCTGCTCTTCGTACGCCACCCCCATCTGCGGTCCCTGTTCCCAGCGGCGATGGACACCCAGCGGGACCGGCTGCTCAGGGCCCTGCTCACCGCGGCCGAGCACATCGACAACACCGCGGTTCTCGTCGACTACCTCCGGAACCTCGGCCGCGGCCACCGCAAGTACGGGACGCGGGCAGAGCACTATCCGGCCGTGGGCGAATGCCTCATCGGCGCCCTGAGCAAGTACGACCCGGAGTGGAACGCGGAGACGGAGGCCGCCTGGGTCCGGGCGTACACGACGATCTCGCAGGTCATGATCGACGCCGCGGCCGCGGACGAACTGCGCGCCCCGGCCTGGTGGTACGCGGAGGTCGTCACGCACGACCTGAGAACGCCGGACGTCGCGGTCGTCACCGTCCGCCCGGATCAGCCGTATCCCTTCCTCGCCGGGCAGTACACGAGCCTGGAGACGCCCTGGTGGCCGCGGATCTGGCGGCACTACTCCTTCGCCTCCGCGCCGCGTTCCGACGGCCTGCTGTCGTTCCACGTGAAGGCCGTGCCCGCGGGGTGGGTGTCCAACGCGCTGGTGCACCGCGCGCGCCCCGGGGACATCATCCGACTCGGTCCGCCGACCGGGTCGATGACCGTGGACCATACCTCCGACAGGGGACTGCTCTGCCTGGGAGGCGGCACCGGCATCGCGCCCATCAAGGCGTTGGTCGAGGACGTCGCCGAGCACGGGGAGCGACGGCCGATGGAGGTGTTCTACGGCGCCCGCACCGACCACGATCTCTACGACATCGACACGATGCTCCGGCTCCAGCAGTCCCACCCGTGGCTCTCGGTCCGCGCGGTCGTCGACCAGCAGGCGCGTCTCCAGCTTCCCGACGCCATACGTGAGTACGGCCCGTGGAACGAGTTCGACGCCTATCTGTCGGGTCCGCCCGGCATGATCCGCAGCGGCGTGCACGCGCTCAGGGACAGCGGCATCCCGTCCGAGCGCATACGCCACGACTCGGTGGAGGAACTCGTCACGGCCGCTCAGTGA